The genomic DNA CATCAGTCCCAACTGCTAATCAACTGGTCTAACTCAATAGAACAGCAGTTGATTGGTTTAAACCCTATTGTTTCAAATAAGCTACATGTCAGGACCGTTATTATCAGGTCGCAATATGATATTGCacattgtattgtattctatcccattattttatttcattttgctTTCTATTCTATAAAATATGATGTGTTCTACTCTGTAGTATAGTGTAATGTAGGCTAGCCTGCGTTAGAAAGATGTGAACGTGaaaagcatacattttttttctctacTTTCGAGGAAACCATTTCAAATGTCGCCCCAGTATATATGTGTTGAGGGGCTGAGCCAAAACTCGCTTCAAAGAAACGCCCTGCGCGCACAAAGAGCTCCTCTGCAGAAATACACTTTTATTCAGTCACGGAAAAGAGAACATGGACACAGGATGCTACAACATGATCACTGATACACAACTTGTTTTCTTCTCATCAATGGATTTGTACTGATTTGAAAAGAATGGATAAAATATTGGTTAAAGATAGTTGTGATCTGTACGGCCGACCCGCCCGCAGGACACAATGGATAGCGAGTACCCTGGCTTACCACTACGGACTGGATCGGGGAGTAGAGAACGAAATTATAGTTCTGGCGACCGGACTGGATCAGTATCTGCAGGAGATCTTCCACCACATGGACTGTACAGGAGATGGGAAGATATCCATGGAGGACTTTAATATTCTGTGTGAGATCTTGGGGTTGAACAAAGACTCTGAGTCGGAGGAGTGTGTGGGGGTCCTGGATAATCTGCCCAGTGAGTTTACCTTCAGGCAGTTCCACGCTAAACTCTGCGGATACTTCAGCACCAAGGCTGGGTCCCAGTATGAGAACGGGAGGTTACTGGTCGGGAAAGACAGCGAGCATATAGAGACTCAGATCCGCCTGAGGATCCCTCTGAGGCGGCGAAAGAAGATGCTATCTCTGGGGACCGGTGGGAGAGAGAGCCGGGGATCGTCACCGAACTCAGATAGACATTTGCCCGGCTGTCGGCAGCTGCGCGCCTCCTGCACCCGGGAGTGTTACGAGGAGATTGTGGCTCTGGAGGAAGCAGAGGAAAGGATAACTAAACTACAGGATGAGAATGCCAGTCTGAGGGAGCTGGTGGAGGATATGAGGGCGGCTCTACAGAGCAGTGATGCCCGCTCCCTGGCACTACAGGTAAGGGTATCCAGATGGGCATCAgtggtattgttattattatgtgTTGATGGGAGGCTTTGAGTCTGTAACAAAACATAGCCCTGTAAAGGATCATGAAGTTTTAGAATAGAGACACTGACACTTTCAAATGAATATGTTTATGAGAAAGTTGGCATTGGAAAAGCTATGTTTTAGCAGGCTATTATCCCCCCATCACTGAACTGGCCATAGCctactgttgtctgtctgtcccctcccaGGTAGGACTGTTGAAGAGCCACTCCAAACACGAATCAGAGGGCGGCTGCTTCATCGCTCATCACAAACTTTCTGTCCGGACGACCCACAGCAGCAACAACTGCCATGGGAACACCAAGACCCACAACCTCAGCCACATCAAGACGACCCAAAGCAGCAATCCCAGCAGCCAGCATGACCCCAGCCAGTACTCTAGCCTGAAGACCAGTAGCCTGTACACTAGCCTGCAGAGCCTCCTCCATGAGATTGACCCGATCCACAGCTCTCGGATTGGCCAGGTGGAGGAGGCCATTCTGTTTAATAAAAAGCTGGAGCAAGAGCTGAGGTCGTCGCGGGAGGCAGTGTCGGAGTTAGAGGGGTGTAACAGGCAACTGCAGGTGGAGCAGGGGGACATGAGGAGGAAGGTGGAGGATGCCCGTCAGGCGCTGGTCAGTGGAATGGGGAAGGTCAAAGAGCTGGAGGCTAAAGTCAGCAGAGTACCAGTCCTACAGAGACACATCCAGCAGCTGGAGCAGGAGATCCTCTACTACAGGTTAACATGACTGTACCTTCAGGAAAAAAGCTTCAGTTACTCTATATGTTATTCCTCTACTATAGGTCCAGTTCTACCTAGGTGaatgagtctggtgtagtggtggtggagtgacctctataggagtctggtgtagaggtggtggggtggtggcctctataggagtctggtgtagagGTGGTTGgggggtggcctctataggagtctggtgtagtggtggtggggtggcctctataggagtctggtgtagtggtggtggggtggcctctataggagtctggtatagtggtggtggggtggcctctataggaggctgatatagtggtggtggggtggcctctattggagtctggtgtagtggtggtggggaggtggtggggtggccctataggagtctggtgtagtggtggtggggtggtggtgggtttgcccctataggagtctggtgttgtggtggtggggtggcctctataggagtctggtgtagtggtggtggggtggcctctataggaggctggtatagtggtggtggggtggcctctataggagtctggtgtagtggtggtgggggggtggcctctataggagtctggtttagtggtggtggggtggcctctataggagtctggtgtagtggtggtggggtggcctctataggaggctggtatagtggtggtggggtggcctctataggagtctggtgtagtggtggtggggtaacCTCTTTAGCAGTCTggtatagtggtggtggggtggcctctataggaggctgatatagtggtggtggggtggcctctataggagtctggtgtagtggtggtggggggtggcctctataggagtctggtgtagtggtggtggggtggcctctataggtggctgatatagtggtggtggggtagcctctataggagtctggtgtagtggtggtgggggggtggcctctataggagtctggtgtggtggtggtggggtggccctataagagtctggtgtagtggtgttggtggggtggtggtgggtttgcccctataggagtctggtgtagtggtggtggggggcctctataggagtctggtgtagtggttgTGGGGTGGCCCCTAtatgagtctggtgtagtggtggtggggtggcctctataggagtctggtgtagtggtggtggggtggtggtgggtttGCCCCTATAGGAttctggtgtggtggtggtggggtggtctctataggagtctggtctagtggtggtggggtggcccctataggagtctggtgtagtggtggtggtggggtggcctctataggagtctggtgtagtggtggtggggtggtctctataggagtctggtgtagtggtggtggggtggcctctataggagtctggtgtagaggtggtggagtgacctctataggactctggtgtagtggtggaggGGTGGCCCCTTTAGGAGtctgttgtagtggtggtggggtggtggtggggtggcctataggagtctggtgtagtggtggtggggtggtggtgggatggccctataggagtctggtgtagtgtgtagtggtggtggtggggtggcctctataggagtctggtgtagtggtggtggggtggcacctataggagtctggtgtagtggtggtggtgtggcctctatatgagtctggtgtagtggtggtggggtggcctctataggagtctggtgtagtggtggtggggtggcctctatatgagtctggtgtagtggtggtggggtggtggtgggtttgcccctataggagtctggtgtggtggtggtggggtggcctctataggagtctggtgtattggtggtggggtggcacctataggagtctggtctagtggtggtggtgtagcctctatatgagtctggtgtagtggtggtggggtggcctctataggagtctggtgtagtggtggtggggtggcctctatatgagtctggtgtagtggtggtggggtggcctctataggagtctggtgtagtggcggtggggtggcctctataggaggctggtatagtggtggtggggtggcctctataggagtctggtgtagtggtggtggggtggtggtgggtttgcccctataggagtctggtgttgtggtggtggggtggcctctataggagtctggtgtagtggtggtggggtggcctctataggaggctggtatagtggtggtggggtggcctctataggagactggtgtagtggtggtgggggggtggcctctataggagtctggtgtagtggtggtggggtggcctctataggagtctggtgtagtggtggtggggtggcctctataggaggctggtatagtggtggtggggtggcctctataggagtctggtgtagtggtggtggggtaacCTCTTTAGCAGTCTggtatagtggtggtggggtggcctctataggaggctgatatagtggtggtggggtggcctctataggagtctggtgtagtggtggtggggggtggcctctataggagtctggtgtagtggtggtggggtggcctctataggtggctgatatagtggtggtggggtagcctctataggagtctggtgtagtggtggtgggggggtggcctctataggagtctggtgtggtggtggtggggtggccctataagagtctggtgtagtggtggtggggtggcctctataggagtctggtgtagtggtggtggggtggcctctataggagtctggtgtagtggtggtggggtggcctctataggagtctggtgtagtggtggtggggtggcctctataggagtctggtgtagtggtggtggggtggcctctataggaggctggtatagtggtggtggggtggcctctataggagtctggtgtagtggtggtggggtggcctctataggaggctgatatagtggtggtggggtggcctctattggagtctggtgtagtggtggtggggaggtggtggggtggccctataggagtctggtgtagtggtggtggggtggtggtgggtttGCCcttataggagtctggtgtagtggtggtggggtggcctctataggagtctggtgtagtggtggtggtgtggcctctatatgagtctggtgtagtggtggtggggtgtcctctataggagtctgatgtagtggtggtggggtggcctctataggagtctggtgtagtggtggtggggtggtctctataggagtctggtgtggtggtggtggggtggcccctataggagtctggtgtagtggtggtggggtggtctctataggagtctggtgtagtggtggtggggtggcccctataggagtctggtgtagtggtggtggtggggtggcctctataggagtctggtgtagtggtggtggggtggcctctataggagtctggtgtagtggtggtggggtggcctctataggagtctggtgtagagGTGGTGGAGTGACCTTTATAGGactctggtgtagtggtggtggggtggcctctataggaggctgatatagtggtggtggggtggcctctattggagtctggtgtagtggtggtggggaggtggtggggtggccctataggagtctggtgtagtggtggtggggtggtggtgggtttGCCcttataggagtctggtgtagtggtggtggggtggcctctataggagtctggtgtagtggtggtggtgtggcctctatatgagtctggtgtagtggtggtggggtggcctctataggagtctgatgtagtggtggtggggtggcctctataggagtctggtgtagtggtggtggggtggactctataggagtctggtgtggtggtggtggggtggcccctataggagtctggtgtagtggtggtggggtggtctctataggagtctggtgtagtggtggtggggtggcccctataggagtctggtgtagtggtggtggtggggtggcctctataggagtctggtgtagtggtggtggggtggcctctataggagtctggtgtagtggtggtggggtggcctctataggagtctggtgtagagGTGGTGGAGTGACCTCTATTGGactctggtgtagtggtggtggggtggcctctatatgagtctggtatagtggtggtggggtggcccctATTGGAGTCTTTTGTATTGGTGGTGtggtggcctctataggagtctggtgtagtggtggtggggtggtggtgggtttgcccctataggagtctggtgttgtggtggtggggtggcctctataggagtctggtgtagtggtggtggggtggcctctataggaggctggtatagtggtggtggggtggcctctataggagtctggtgtagtggtggtgggggggtggcctctataggagtctggtgtagtggtggtggggtggcctctataggagtctggtgtagtggtggtggggtggcctctataggaggctggtatagtggtggtggggtggcctctataggagtctggtgtagtggtggtggggtaacCTCTTTAGCAGTCTggtatagtggtggtggggtggcctctataggaggctgatatagtggtggtggggtggcctctataggagtctggtgtagtggtggtggggggtggcctctataggagtctggtgtagtggtggtggggtggcctctataggtggctgatatagtggtggtggggtagcctctataggagtctggtgtagtggtggtgggggggtggcctctataggagtctggtgtggtggtggtggggtggccctataagagtctggtgtagtggtggtggggtggcctctataggactctggtgtagtggtggtggggtggcctctataggagtctggtgtagtggtggtggggtggcctctataggagtctggtgtggtggtggtggggtggccctataagagtctggtgtagtggtggtggggtggcctctataggaggctggtatagtggtggtggggtggcctctataggagtctggtgtagtggtggtggggtggcctctataggagtctggtgtagtggtggtggggtggcctctataggagtctggtatagtggtggtggggtggcctctataggaggctgatatagtggtggtggggtggcctctattggaggctggtgtagtggtggtggggaggtggtggggtggccctataggagtctggtgtagtggtggtggggtagtggTGGGTTTGCCcttataggagtctggtgtagtggtggtggggtggtctctataggagtctggtgtagtggtggtggtgtggcctctatatgagtctggtgtagtggtggtggggtggcctctataggagtctgatgtagtggtggtggggtggcctctataggagtctggtgtagtggtggtggggtggtctctataggagtctggtgtggtggtggtggggtggcccctataggagtctggtgtagtggtggtggggtggtctctataggagtctggtgtagtggtggtggggtggcccctataggagtctggtgtagtggtggtggtggggtggcctctataggagtctggtgtagtggtggtggggtggcctctataggagtctggtgtagtggtggtggggtggcctctataggagtctggtgtagaggtggtggagtgacctctataggactctggtgtagtggtggtggggtggcctctatatgagtctggtatagtggtggtggggtggcccctATTGGAGTcttttgtagtggtggtggggtggcctctataggagtctggtatagtggtggtggggtggcctctataggaggctggtgtagtagtggtggtggtggggtggccctataggagtctggtgtagtggtggtggggtggtggtgggtttGCCCCTATAGGattctggtgtagtggtggtggggtggcctctataggagtctggtgtagtggtggtggggtggcctctataggagtctggtgtagtggtggtggggtggcctctataggagtctggtgtagtggtggtggggggcccctataggagtctggtgtagtggtggtggggtggcccctataggagtctggtgtagtggtggtggggtggtggtggggtggccctataggagtctggtgtagtggtggtggggtggtggtgggtttgcccctataggagtctggtgtagtggtggtgggggggtggcctctataggagtctggtgtggtggtggtggggtggccctataagagtctggtgtagtggtggtggggtggcctctataggaggctggtatagtggtggtggggtggcctctataggagtctggtgtagtggtggtggggtggcctctataggagtctggtgtagtggtggtggggtggcctctataggaggctgatatagtggtggtggggtggcctctattggagtctggtgtagtggtggtggggaggtggtggggtggccctataggagtctggtgtagtggtggtggggtagtggTGGGTTTGCCcttataggagtctggtgtagtggtggtggggtggcctctataggagtctggtgtagtggtggtggtgtggcctctatatgagtctggtgtagtggtggtggggtggcctctataggagtctgatgtagtggtggtggggtggcctctataggagtctggtgtagtggtggtggggtggtctctataggagtctggtgtggtggtggtggggtggcccctataggagtctggtatagtggtggtggggtggcctctataggaggctgatatagtggtggtggggtggcctctattggagtctggtgtagtggtggtggggaggtggtggggtggccctataggagtctggtgtagtggtggtggggtagtggTGGGTTTGCCcttataggagtctggtgtagtggtggtggggtggcctctataggagtctggtgtagtggtggtggtgtggcctctatatgagtctggtgtagtggtggtggggtggcctctataggagtctgatgtagtggtggtggggtggcctctataggagtctggtgtagtggtggtggggtggtctctataggagtctggtgtggtggtggtggggtggcccctataggagtctggtgtagtggtggtggggtggtctctataggagtctggtgtagtggtggtggggtggcccctataggagtctggtgtagtggtggtggtggggtggcctctataggagtctggtgtagtggtggtggggtggcctctataggagtctgatgtagtggtggtggggtggcctctataggagtctggtgtagtggtggtggggtggtctctataggagtctggtgtggtggtggtggggtggcccctataggagtctggtgtagtggtggtggggtggtctcaataggagtctggtgtagtggtggtggggtggcccctATAGGAGGctggtgtagtagtggtggtggtggggtggccctattggagtctggtgtagtgatggtggggtggtggtgggtttGCC from Oncorhynchus clarkii lewisi isolate Uvic-CL-2024 chromosome 7, UVic_Ocla_1.0, whole genome shotgun sequence includes the following:
- the LOC139412707 gene encoding EF-hand and coiled-coil domain-containing protein 1: MDKILVKDSCDLYGRPARRTQWIASTLAYHYGLDRGVENEIIVLATGLDQYLQEIFHHMDCTGDGKISMEDFNILCEILGLNKDSESEECVGVLDNLPSEFTFRQFHAKLCGYFSTKAGSQYENGRLLVGKDSEHIETQIRLRIPLRRRKKMLSLGTGGRESRGSSPNSDRHLPGCRQLRASCTRECYEEIVALEEAEERITKLQDENASLRELVEDMRAALQSSDARSLALQVGLLKSHSKHESEGGCFIAHHKLSVRTTHSSNNCHGNTKTHNLSHIKTTQSSNPSSQHDPSQYSSLKTSSLYTSLQSLLHEIDPIHSSRIGQVEEAILFNKKLEQELRSSREAVSELEGCNRQLQVEQGDMRRKVEDARQALVSGMGKVKELEAKVSRVPVLQRHIQQLEQEILYYRSEVSTLQLSGCTRANKQVGGACGPVQRCCLDNQQDRRSPTGRSETTPDNSKTPRGQLFRSVEGQAASDDDEEKWTGEQQRQMDEMKRILTRLSCCGDRCDDKAMKKLMSLFSGSRRSEESTRGGGEEEEERSKERRSAVVELLEKVTRLNKKLEQKETQAQQLQMDMGQMKDSLVQVLQQKAEEAELLQTELQLLQTELQMLETERVCLSLVEEKLLDVLQLLHQLRDLNVSRRSLGKILLRTLESCSDPQHGKDHILEVLNALYHELAACEVLTTSGTLERTQSLSNPLERTQSLSNPLRTQSLDNPLERTQSLGNPLERTQSLGNPLERTQSLSDPLERTQSLGNPLERTQSLSDPLERTQSLGNPLERTQSLCNPLERTQSSATLWRDHSPSATLWRELSPSATL